DNA from Paucidesulfovibrio longus DSM 6739:
CGGGATGCCGCCCCCACAGCCCTCCGCGCCTATGGACACGTAGGCCAACGACCCTGCATGCAGGAAGGGCTGAAGACCTTCGGCGAATACGGACTCAAGGTGGCGGCGGTCACGGCCCTGGGCCTCACGCCCGCCAGCGTTTACGGCGAAGCGGGCACGGCCATGGCCTCCTGGGCCGCCGCCAACCCGGAGAAGGTTCAGGCCGCGCAGGATTTCGTGTCGAATTTCATTCCGGGGGATGTGCCGGTGCAGAGCAAGGCAGGTGTGGCTGGCGCAATAGCGGCAAAAGGGTTGGAACTGTACCATGAGTAATACTGATCGTTTTTGGTCCATAATTAGTGGCGCGCTTCTCATATACGTCGGCCAGGATGTCGCTCACACAGGCGTTTTTAGCTATGGAATTGCAGGAGACCATTTTGAGATACATCCATGGGTCGGCTGGTTTCTGGCTATGCTCGGCGTGTTTTGGCTGGCCGAAGGCCTCTATTCGTTCCTGGGCGGCAAAAAAGACATGAAAGCCACTGCGAACGACAAGGGGGACATCGATACACCCACCGCCGCCCCTGGGCCAGGATCCAAACCAGACGGGGAAGCCGAATCGGCTAAAACCCATAAGGAGGACCAACCCGGCTCGCGGGATGCTTGAGCGCATCCTTGCCGGGGCGGCTTCGGTCGCCCCGGCAGCATGCTCTCCGACCCGACCTACTGGCTGACAGGAAGGATCCGCACCCCATGCCCGTCGGCAAGCTGCACCGGGATGAGCCCCCGAAGGAGCAGCCCGGGACCTTGAGCCGGATCGCGGAAGCGTCCTCCCGCATCGCCCACGGCGTTGGTCAGGCCGTGGACAAGGGCATGGACGGAGCTATCGAATCCACGGGCAAAGCCTGGGATGCGATCCGAAGCAAGGAAGTCCGCGATGGAGTGGGATTCAGGGCGCGGGCGGCCTGGGAGGTCCCGAAGGATGTGGGGAAGATCGTGAGTGAGGATGCGGCCATGGCAAGCTTAGGCGTTGGATTGCCTTCCGGCGCATCTATAGCCGTAGATAAGATTTATAAGCTTGATTCGGCAAATAATGGTCTTCGCTCTGGCTATGAGCAGCAGGCGAAAGATCTTGCACGGAGAATCGCTCAGCAAAAGCGAAACGTGTATTCGCCTACGGAGAAATAAGATGCTTTTAGCTCATCCATTCAGAAGCACAGCAGCTGTCATCCTTGTTTGTGCGTTTCTCGTGGACAGCTGGTACACTATTCGCCGTTCGCAGAGGGGATATACGGACATCATCAGCTTTCATGGATTTCTCAGAACTGCGCCCTGGCTGAGGACCGCAATCAAACTTCCCTTTGTCCTGCTGTTTCTGCAGGAAACATTAAATCTTGGCGGTGACGACTTTTTGGGAAGAGCCCCCATTGTTTCGATTACCTACGG
Protein-coding regions in this window:
- a CDS encoding DUF2892 domain-containing protein translates to MSNTDRFWSIISGALLIYVGQDVAHTGVFSYGIAGDHFEIHPWVGWFLAMLGVFWLAEGLYSFLGGKKDMKATANDKGDIDTPTAAPGPGSKPDGEAESAKTHKEDQPGSRDA